The following proteins are encoded in a genomic region of Gossypium hirsutum isolate 1008001.06 chromosome D05, Gossypium_hirsutum_v2.1, whole genome shotgun sequence:
- the LOC121217264 gene encoding uncharacterized protein: MYIFGTANEFDYGLHCNSIVHESKPADEEFNIMPFSGRQYGYFSGGDKVPNNPPSRSYSAPKSKRLRFKTHHVFTTEADDVFMVEGNLIFRTSSYYERSISSGSSYVRGTLDFDFRGFWSRTTGKLCMVGSSHAYSKEGKLLHLAAVLKINNLQTSSNISTLVTGTMDSLSSANDPTHFEQISLLMFPQVNYAYTMISNQFSEGCPRGTDVQPMSSLRLLQTRTICDMLGGSNAFKLEYTGSCNFSKSCNPFGDGIGSVVSLRMIQCSNDRQSLRLLIEFRNDSYQGYYSSPNLNTSLIGEGSWDAKSNRLCIIACRIYDAWSSLEKSHVGDCTTRMSLRFPAILSIRNTSTIVGEIWSEKPRNEGGFFDRVEFRNTGRYGGRIQLQGLKYVYTEMAEVKKSCPKKNPKTKSSREHYPDGYSGNLGFRMSIIKGSKGRIGWGSSVPLAVGDQQDQRFPSLIPSSSSKPKSSRVESDSSSGLLNISYKMSIMLRSSELDGGLNTVNESSNEYLKTEIRISAEGVYDTATGSLCMVGCRHLRSGDKTFSSHSMDCKILVKINFPPLNSDRRSKIKGSIESTREEIDPLSFKPLQFSGRAYYRSWVTESISRMDLEMDMLVISNSLAIIFVAFQILHVRKHRGIGPLVSLLMLVILALGHLIPLVLNLEAMFIQDSKRSVLIRGGRWLEMNEIIIRVVTMVAFLLQVRLLMLSWTARCSTEKKKTLWIAEKRGLYVCVPVYVIGAIIAFSVKSRQNGHRTVRARHSWYYINKIILGNSRAYAGLILDAFLFPQIIFNMFHNSRELALSRLFYIGITLVRLIPHGYDLYRANKYADIDDSYMYGVHGADYYSTAWDFIIILCWVHSLL, from the exons ATGTACA TCTTCGGCACTGCAAATGAATTTGATTATGGCCTTCACTGTAACTCAATTGTTCATGAATCCAAACCAGCTGACGAGGAGTTCAATATCATGCCTTTCTCTGGACGTCAATATGGTTACTTCAGTGGTGGTGATAAAGTCCCAAATAATCCTCCTTCACGTTCCTACTCTGCACCCAAATCGAAAAGGCTCCGTTTCAAGACTCACCACGTATTTACAACCGAAGCTGATGATGTCTTTATGGTGGAAGGAAACCTGATTTTTCGAACCTCGTCTTACTATGAACGGAGTATCTCCTCTGGAAGCTCATACGTTCGTGGGACACTGGACTTCGATTTTCGAGGCTTCTGGTCTCGAACAACCGGGAAGCTTTGCATGGTGGGATCGAGTCATGCTTACTCCAAAGAAGGTAAACTGCTTCATCTTGCTGCTGTTCTTAAGATTAATAATCTTCAGACTTCAAGTAATATTAGTACTTTAGTCACCGGTACCATGGATAGCTTGAGTTCTGCTAATGATCCAACTCACTTTGAGCAAATATCACTGCTGATGTTTCCTCAAGTTAATTATGCTTACACCATGATTTCAAATCAGTTCAGTGAAGGGTGTCCTCGGGGAACCGATGTCCAACCGATGTCGTCCCTCCGCTTATTGCAAACTCGAACTATTTGTGATATGTTAGGTGGAAGCAATGCTTTCAAATTGGAGTATACTGGCAGTTGTAATTTTTCAAAGAGTTGCAATCCATTTGGTGATGGTATTGGATCAGTAGTATCATTGCGTATGATTCAGTGCTCAAACGATAGGCAAAGCTTGAGGCTTCTGATAGAATTTCGGAACGATAGCTATCAGGGATACTATAGCTCTCCCAATCTCAACACTTCATTAATTGGAGAAGGATCTTGGGATGCAAAGAGTAATCGGCTTTGTATCATTGCTTGCCGAATCTATGATGCATGGAGCTCCTTGGAGAAGTCTCATGTTGGAGACTGCACGACACGGATGAGCTTAAGATTCCCGGCAATCTTGTCTATCAGAAACACAAGCACCATTGTAGGAGAAATTTGGAGTGAGAAGCCTAGGAATGAAGGTGGTTTCTTTGATAGGGTCGAGTTCCGAAATACTGGACGTTATGGAGGACGAATTCAACTTCAAGGTTTGAAATATGTATACACGGAAATGGCCGAAGTGAAGAAATCATGTCCAAAGAAGAATCCTAAGACTAAAAGCAGTAGGGAACACTACCCAGATGGCTATTCTGGTAATCTGGGTTTTAGAATGTCGATCATCAAAGGTTCCAAAGGAAGAATCGGATGGGGTTCTTCGGTTCCTCTTGCGGTAGGTGATCAGCAAGATCAGAGATTTCCATCTCTAATACCATCCTCAAGCTCAAAGCCTAAAAGTTCTCGCGTTGAATCCGATTCCAGCAGTGGCTTGCTTAATATCAGCTATAAAATGAGTATCATGCTGCGTAGTTCGGAATTGGATGGTGGCCTTAATACGGTTAACGAATCTTCAAATGAATATTTGAAAACCGAAATCCGAATTTCTGCTGAAGGGGTTTATGATACAGCAACAGGTAGCCTATGCATGGTTGGCTGCAGACATTTAAGGTCAGGTGACAAAACATTTTCAAGCCATTCGATGGATTGCAAGATCCTGGTGAAAATCAATTTTCCTCCATTGAACTCGGACAGGAGAAGTAAGATCAAAGGAAGCATCGAAAGCACACGTGAAGAAATCGATCCTCTATCCTTCAAGCCCCTGCAGTTTTCGGGAAGAGCTTATTATCGCAGTTGGGTTACGGAATCAATTTCGAGAATGGATTTGGAGATGGACATGTTGGTAATATCCAATTCTCTTGCAATTATCTTTGTAGCATTTCAAATCCTTCATGTCAGGAAGCACCGTGGCATTGGTCCTTTGGTTTCACTTCTAATGCTTGTTATTCTAGCCCTGGGGCACTTGATCCCTTTGGTTCTAAACCTCGAAGCAATGTTCATTCAAGATAGCAAGAGATCGGTCTTGATTAGAGGTGGAAGGTGGCTCGAAATGAACGAGATTATCATTAGAGTCGTTACCATGGTGGCTTTTCTGCTGCAAGTCCGTCTTCTGATGCTCTCATGGACTGCTAGATGCTCCACTGAAAAGAAAAAGACCTTGTGGATTGCAGAGAAAAGGGGGCTGTATGTGTGTGTTCCGGTGTACGTAATTGGAGCTATTATCGCCTTTTCGGTTAAGTCAAGGCAGAATGGACACCGAACAGTAAGGGCAAGGCATTCTTGGTACTacataaataaaatcattttggGGAATTCAAGAGCTTATGCTGGTTTGATACTGGATGCCTTTCTTTTCCCTCAAATCATCTTCAACATGTTCCACAACTCGAGAGAACTGGCTCTTTCTCGACTCTTTTACATCGGAATCACCCTTGTTCGCCTCATACCCCATGGATATGATCTGTACAGAGCAAACAAATATGCTGATATAGATGACTCGTACATGTACGGAGTTCATGGTGCAGATTACTACTCAACTGCTTGGGACTTCATTATTATATTGTGTTGGGTACATTCTTTGCTGTGA